Below is a genomic region from Xylophilus sp. GW821-FHT01B05.
AATGGACCGGGTGCTGGACCTGGTGGAAGCGATTGAAGCCGCGGGCGTGCCGCTGCACCACATCGACTTCGGCGGTGGCCTGGGCATCGACTACCAGGGCGACACGCCGCCGGCGGCCGACGCGCTGTGGGCGCGGCTGCTGGCCAAGCTGGATGCGCGCGGCTTTGGCGGCCGGCAGCTGATGATCGAGCCTGGCCGCTCGCTGGTCGGCAATGCCGGCGTCTGCCTGACGGAAGTGCTCTACCTGAAGCCCGGCGAGCAGAAGAACTTCTGCATCATCGACGCCGCCATGAACGACCTGCCGCGCCCGGCCATGTACGAGGCCTACCACGCCATCGTGCCGCTGGAACAAGACAGCGGCGCGGCCACCACGGCATCCACCTATGACGTGGTCGGCCCGATCTGCGAGAGCGGCGACTGGATCGGCCGCGACCGCACGCTGGCGGTGCAGGCCGGCGACCGGTTGGCGGTGCTGTCGGCCGGCGCCTATTGCATGAGCATGGCCAGCAACTACAACACCCGCGGCCGCGCGGCCGAGGTGCTGGTGGACGGCGCGCAGGCGCATTTGATCCGCGTGCGCGAGACCGCCGAAGACAGTTTTGCGCACGAGCGCCTGATGGCCTAAATAAAAACAATAGCAGCTACCCGACGTACTGTCTGCATTTCAGGCATAAAACCACCTGAAATGCAGGAAATACGCGGGCTAGCAGCTATCTTTTTTGAAGAGCCGGCGGCGGCACCCAGCGGCGGCGCAGCGCCCGCAGCACACGCCAGCCCAGCAGCAGGCCGATGATGGCGGCGTAGACAAACACCTCGGCAAAATTGTTCTTGCCCGCGCGCATCCAGAAGAAATGCAGCAGGCCCAGGCCGGCGATCAGGTACACCAGCCGGTGCAGCCACTGCCAACGCTTGGCGCCCATCCACTTGATGGCGCGGTTGAACGAGGTCGCGGCCAGCGGCGTCAGCAGCACGAAGGCGGCGAAGCCCACCAGGATGAAGGGCCGCTTGGCGATGTCCTTGGCGATCTCCGGCACATCCAGGTCCATGTCGAACACGCCGTAGCACAGCAGGTGCAGCACCACGTAGAAGTAAACGAACAGGCCCAGCATGCGCCGATAGCGCGCGAGTGCGGTCCAACCGCTCATCACGCGCAGCGGGGTGACCGCCAGCACGATGCACAGAAAGCGCAGCGTCCAGTCGCCGGCCGAGCGGATCAAAGCCTCGGCCGGGTTGGCGCCCAGCTTGTCGGTGAAGACGCCGTAGCACAGCCATGCAAAAGGCAGCAGGCACAGCAGGAAGACGACCGGCTTGGTGGCCGGGTGAAGCAAAAGCTTCTGCATGGAAAGGCCGGGCCCGGCTCTAGAAGTTCTTCTTCAGGTCCATGCCGGCATAGAGCTGGCCGACCTGGGCCTCGTAGCCGTTGAACATCTCGGTCTTGCGCCGCTTGGCAAACAGGCCGCTGCCGTCGCCAATGCGGCGCTCGGTGGCCTGGCTCCAGCGCGGGTGGTCGACGTTCGGGTTGACGTTGGAATAGAAGCCGTACTCGTTGGCAGCGGCCTTGTTCCAGGCCGTTGGCGGCTCTTTGTCGAGGAAGCGGATCTTGACGATGGACTTGGCCGACTTGAAGCCGTACTTCCACGGCACGACGAGCCGCACCGGCGCGCCGTTCTGGTTGGGCAGCACCTCGCCATACATGCCAAAGGCCAGCAGCGTGAGCGGGTGCATGGCCTCGTCCATGCGCAGGCCTTCGGTGTAGGGCCAGTCGAGCACGGCGGAGCCGACGAAGGGCATGGTCTTCTTGTCGGCCAGGGTGACAAATTCAATGAACTTGGCGCCGGGCTGCGGCTCGACCTTGTTGATCAGTGCCGACAGCGAATAGCCCACCCACGGAATCACCATGGACCAGCCCTCGACGCAGCGCAGGCGGTAGATGCGCTCTTCCTGCGCGCTGAGCTTGAGCAGGTCCTCGATCGCGTACTTGCCGGGCTTTTTCACCAGGCCTTCGATCTCCACGTTCCAGGGCCGGGTCTGCAGCGTGTGCGCGTTCTTGGCCGGATCGGCCTTGTCGGTGCCGAACTCGTAGTAGTTGTTGTAGCTGCTGGCGTCCTTGTATTCGGTCAGCTTGTCCATGGACATGGCGCCGGCCACCTTGGATGGCGCACCGGGCAGCGGCGCCAGCTTGCCGGGTGGCGGCGTCTGCGCCAGTGCCTCGCGGCTGGCCCAGGCGGCCAGCACGCTGCCGGCGGCGCCGCCGGCCAGCAGCTTCATCAGCGCGCGCCGGTCTTCGTAGACGCCACGCGGCGTGATCTCGCTGGAGAGCGGGTGCTGGAAGCCGTTGGAGCGGGAGCGGATCGGCATGGCGTACCTCGTCGTCGAATTGGGCTGTTCACACAGGCTGTGTGCTGATGGGATTACGCATGCAGCACCGGCCTGGTTTCAGAATCCCCGGAGAGCTACAAGGTTCCGTAGCTGTGCAGCCCGCTCAGGAACATGTTCACGCCCAGGAAGGCGAAGGTGGTCACCGCCAGCCCGACCAGCGCCCACCAGGCCGAGATGGCGCCGCGCAGGCCCTTCATCAGGCGCATGTGCAGCCAGGCCGCGTAGTTGAGCCAGACGATCAGCGCCCAGGTCTCTTTCGGGTCCCAGCTCCAGTAGCCGCCCCAGGCCTCGGCCGCCCACAGCGCGCCCAGCACGGTGGCAATGGTGAAGAAGGCAAAGCCGACGGCGATGGCCTTGTACATCACGTCTTCCAGCACCGGCAGCGGCGGCAGCTTGCTGGCGATGCGCTGGCGGCCAAACAGGATGCCGGCCACGATCAGCGCCGAGATGCCGAAGTACACCGCCCAATAGCTGCCACCGGCCTCGGTCACGGTCTTGCGGAACACGATGGGCTCAAAACACAGCACCACGCCCAGTGCCCACAGCGGCGTGAGCTTGTACCAGCGGGTTTCACCGGCCTGCTGCTTGATCAGATAGGCAAAGGCCACCATGGCCGACAAGGCAAAGGTGCCGTAGCCGATGAAGTTGGCTGGCACGTGCAGCTTCATCCACCAGCTTTTCAGCGCGGGCACCAGCGGCTGGATCTCGTGCGCCTCGCGCACCACCGTGTACCACAGCAAAAAGCCCACCGCCGCGCTGACCACCAGCAGCACAAAGCCGCCGAGCGCACGGGTGCGGTACTGGTCTTCGTAGTACAGATAGAAGGTGGTGGTGAGCCAGCAGAACAGCACGAACACCTCGTACAGGTTGCTGACCGGGATGTGGCCGATGTCGCTGCCGATCAGGTAGCTTTCGTACCAGCGCACCATGGTGCCCACCAGCGCCATGGTCACCGCCACCCAGGCGATGCGCGAGCCCAGCAGCGACATGGCCGTGCCCTCGCCGCGCGAGAACATGCCGATCCAGTAGAAGATGGTGCTCATGAAGAACAGCACGCTCATCCACAGGATGGCCGACTGGCTCGACAAGAAGTACTTGAGCCAGAACACGTTCTCGGCGCGCCCCAGGTCGCTTTGGTAGGAGACGATGCCCAACAGGGCCAGCGCCGCCACCACCAGCATCAGCAGGCGCAGCGGCCGCCAGAACCAGCCGAGCCAGATCGCCGCCGGCATGGTGCCCAGCAGGATGCCTTTCTCGTAGACATCCATGAAGGCGCCGTAGCGCATGAAGGCGAACAGGCCGCCGGCCACGACCAGCGCGGCAAAGCCCCAGTCAAGCCAATTGCGCCGCGCGAGGAAGCCCTCGTTCAGCGTCACCGTGCGGGGAGCGTCATTGCGGGGAGCGGTGGCGGTATTCATGGGGGTCTTTTTCTGTTCTTTTCAGCCGCGTGGCACTAGGGCTTACCCGGCTCGGGGCCGAGCAGCTTGTCGCGGAGGTGCGCGAATTCGCGCTCACCGTCCATTGTCTTGCGATTGGCCGACAAGGCCATGGTGGCGTGGGAATCCAGGCCGCGCGGCGCCAGCCACACCCACAGGCGGCGCTCGCGCACGTAAAGCATGGCAAAGATGCCCAGGATGAGCAGGCCGCAGCCCAGGTAGACCACGGTCTTGCCCGGCGCGCGCGCCACCTGGAACACGCTGGCCTGCACCTGCGTGAAATCCTTCAACCGGAAGGCCATGGGCTCGGGGTAGAGCTGCACATCCGACAGCGACAGCACCGCCTGCGTCATGAAGCCGCGTGCCTTTTCATCGCCCGGCAGCGGCGCCAGGCCGGCCTGCTGGCGCGTTTGCTGCATCAGCTCGAACAACACGCCGTTCAGGATGCGCACCAGCACCTCGCCGGCGCGGGCGCGCTCGGCCTCGGGCACGTTGGCTTCCATGAAGTCCGATATCGCCTGCAGGCCGCCGCGCGGGCCGTCCGGCGCGGCAGTGCCCGCTGCGGGCGGTACGTCACCAGCGAACAGCGCCAGCGCGCGTGAGGCCGACAGCTCCAGCTGGCTGGCCAGCTCCGGCCGCGCCGGGTCGACCGCCTGCGCGACATAGCGCCGCACCGCCTGCTCGCGCTGGGCCGGGTCGGCCAGCGCGTGCTGCAGCCGCAGAAAGCCGTCCATGCTGCCCTGGTCGTCTACCGGAATGCGCAGGTAGCGAAACTCATCGGCGGCCGAAGAGCGCATGCCAAACAGATAGGCCGGCACGCCGTCTCCGGTATCCACCGGCAGCATGTAGTTGTGGAACTCGCGCGCCTGGCCGGCGGCGTCGCGCAGGCGGTAGGTGATGCTGGGGCCGACGTTGCGCAGCTCTTTCTTGGTCGTGGTCTTGTTGGCCGCGCCCAGGCGCTCGTCTATCGCATGGCGCAGGTCCACCTTGCGCACGTCCAGTCCGCTTTCGCCGGGGCGGCCGAAGTTCTCGACATTGATGGTGCGCAGCGCGGTGTATTCCAGCGTGAGCTTCTGGCCGCCCGCGCCCTGGCTCAGTTCAGAGCTGGCGCCGATCTGGCCCTCGACCTCAAAGGGCTTGACCGGCTGGCGCGCGCCGTGCATCGGCACCGCGTCCAGCACCACGCGCGAGCCGCCGTCGTCGAAGCTCGACTGGTAGATCTCCACGCCGCGCCAGCTCGCCGGGTGGTTCACCTCGACTCGCGCCGGGTGCGACTCGCCGGTGGCCTTGTCGTGGATCACGATCTCGCTGGCAAACAGCTTGGGCATGCCGGTCGAGTAGTAGTCGACGATGAATTTCTTCAGCTCGACCGAGAACGGCAGGTCTTGCACCACGATGCCGTCCGACTGGTTCAGGATGGCGCTGCTGGATTGCGTGCCCTCGGTCACCAGCAGGTTGCCGCGGAAGGTCGGGTTGTTGGGCCCCAGCCGGTGCTGGGGCGCCACGTCGGCGATCATGCCGCCACCGTTGTAGGCCGTCTTGCCGTGCAGCAGCATCTGCGCGCGCACCACCAGGTCGCCGTCCAGCAGGCCGCCAATGCACACCAGCACGATGGCGCTGTGCGCCGCGATGTAGCCCAGCTTGTTGGCCGCACCCGCCTTGGCCGCCACCATCCAGCCGATGCCGGCCGAGGTCGGCCGCTCCTGCAGCCGCACCTTCCAGCCGCCGCCAGCCAGCAGTTGGCCGATGCGCTGCGCCGCGACTTCCGGTGTTTCACCCAGATCCGATTCGGCACGCAGGCCGAAGGCGCGCAGGCTCTGCTCGCGGATGTTTTCCTTGTAGAGCTTCAGGTCCGCCAGGATCTTGGGCGTGCTGCGCCCTATGCACAGCGAGGTGCTCACCACCAAAAACGCCAGGATCAGCAAAAACCACCAGGCGCTGTAGACGCGGTAGAGGCTGGCCGCGCCAAACACCTGGGCCCAGAACGGCCCGAACTGGTTGACGTAGTTGCCATAGGGCTGCTGCTGCTGCAACACCGTGCCAATGACCGAGGCAATGCAGATCACCGTCAGCAGCGAGATCGCAAAGCGCATCGACGACAGCAACTCCACCGCAGCGCGCAGTGCATGCGAGCCGAACCGGACGCGGATACCGTGGGTGGAAACGGACATGGAGGCGGTGTTGGGAGCGAAGCGGAAGGGAGACGAACGAAGGGCGGGACCATCATCAGAGATGGACCCGCCCTTATTTGGATTGTTTGTCGGCGGTTAGTTCAAGCTGCAGTGCAGCGGGGGCTCAACGCAGACCGGCGATGTAGTCGGCCAAGGCCTTGATTTCGCGGTCGTTCAGGCGGGCACTGACACCATGCATCACGGAATTGTTGGTGCGGGTGCCGTCGCGGAAGGCCACCAGTTGCGTGGCGGTGTAGTCGGCATGCTGGCCGGCCAGGCGCGGGTACTGGGCCGGCATGCCGGCGCCGTTCGGGCTGTGGCAGCCAGCGCAGGCGGGCACGGCGCGGTCGGCGATGCCGCCGCGGTAGATCTTCTCGCCGATGGCGACCAGGTCCTTGTCCTTGGCGAAGCCAGGCTTCTCGGGCTTGGCGGCCACCCAGTAGGAGATGTTGCGCATGTCGGCGTCGCTCAGTTGCGCGGCGAAGCCCTGCATGATCGGGTTCTTGCGCTTGCCCTCTTTGAACTCCTGCAATTGCTTGACCAGGTATTCAGGGTGTTGCTGCGACAGCTTGGGCTGGGCCGGCACGGCGGAGTTGCCATCCGCGCCGTGGCAGGCGGCGCATACGGCGCCGTACTTTGCCTCGCCTTGCGCCAAGTCGGGCTTGGCAGCCTTCTGCTGCGCGGCAGGAGCGCCCTCAGCAGCAGACGCGGACAGGGTAGAAGCGGCCATTGCGGCAGCCATCAACACAGAGGCAAGCAACTTCATATCGAGGGTCTGTTTATATGCGCAAAACCTCGTGATTCTACAATGGTGGTCCGGCTTAGCCCGCCATGACAACCCTAACCTCCCCCTGATGACTGCACCCACCTCCCCCGCGCCCGTTGACGGCAACGCCCCCGAGCCCGTCGACGCCAAGACCGCGATGGGCTGGATGCACACCGCTCGCTTTCTCACGACGGCCGCGCAATTGCACCACCTGCCGCCGCTCACGGTGCCTGAAATCGCCTTTGTCGGGCGCTCCAACGCCGGCAAATCCACCTGCATCAATACGCTGACCCAGCAGAAGCAGTTGGCCTACGCCTCCAAAAAGCCCGGCCGCACCCAGCACATCAACTTATTCAGCCTGGGCAAGCAGGGCGTGCAGGACGCCGTGCTGGCCGACTTGCCCGGTTACGGCTACGCCGCCGTGCCCAAGGCCGACAAGGCGCGCTGGCAGCGTGTCATGGCCAACTACCTGATCAGCCGCGAAAGCCTGACCGGCGTCGTGCTGATGTGCGACCCGCGCCATGGCCTGACCGAGCTGGACGAGATCCTGCTCGACGTGATCCGCCCGCGCGTGGAGCAAGGCCTGAAGTTCCTGGTGCTGCTGACCAAGGCCGACAAACTCACCCGCGTCGAGGCCAACAAGGCGCTGCAGATCGCCCAGCTCAACGCCGGCGGCGGCGAGGTGCAGTTGTTCTCCGCCCTCAAGCGCCAGGGCGTGGACGAGGCCGCGCAGCGCCTGTGGCGCTGGGCCCATCCGGTCCTGCCCGAGACAGCGGAGGGCGCCGACGCCCCCGCCGTCACCACCGAGACGCCCGCGCCCGACGCCGCGCAGTAAGGTCGCCCTCGCCCGCCGCACCGCGGCTGGCCACGAGGAGACGACCATGATCGAGACATACCAACGCGCGCTGCCGCACGGCATCACCCTGGGCTGCCGCGCCAGCGGCGCGCCCGGCCGGCCGGTACTGCTGTTTTTGCACGGCTTCCCCGAGGGCGCCTTTGTCTGGGACGCCCTGCTGGAGCACTTCGCCGACCCGGCCCACGGCGGCTACCGCTGCGTGGCGCCGAATCTGCGCGGCTTTGGCCCGTCGAGCGCCCCCACCGAGCCCGAGGCCTACCGCGCCAAGCACCTGGTGCAAGACCTGGTGGCGCTGATCGCACTTGAAGCCGGCCCGGGCCAGCCCCTGGCAGCACTGGTGGCGCACGACTGGGGCGGCGCCGTGGCCTGGAGCCTGGCCAACCAGCATCCAGCGTTGCTGGAGAAGCTGGCCATCATCAACTCACCGCATCCCGGTGCCTTCCTGCGCGAACTGCAGGGAAACCCGGCGCAACAGGCTGCCAGCGCCTACATGAACTTTCTGATCCGGCCAGATGCGGAAGCACTGCTGGCAGCGGATGACTTTCGCCGGCTATGGGAGTTTTTCACGGGCATGGGTGCCGAGGCCGCCCCTGGCACGCCGGGCGCGCCCGATGGCGCCGGCTGGCTCACGCCGGCCGTGAAAGAGCAGTACCGCGAAATCTGGCGCGCCGGCCTCACCGGCGGCTGCAACTACTACCGCGCCTCGCCGCTACGCCCACCGCGCGAGGGCGATCCGGCCGCCGCAGCCATCACGCTGCCGGAATCCATGCTGCGGATAGAAGTGCCCACGCTGGTCATCTGGGCCGCAGACGACATCGCCCTGCCGCCCTCGCTGGCCGACGGCCTGGAGCAGTGGGTGCCCCGGCTGGAGCTGCACCGCATACCGCGCGCCACGCACTGGATCGTGCACGAGCAGCCGGCGCTGGTCGCCCGGCTGCTGCAAGGCTTTTTAATCAAAAAATATAGCTAATAGCCAAAGCGCAGCCTGGGCTAGAGGCATATTTCACCATTAATACACCGAAGGCACGCCTTCTGGCCGCGTCTTGAAGCGCTTGTGCACCCAGTAGTACTGCGCGGGCATGCTGTCGATGTAGCCCTCCAGCCGGCGGTTCACCAGCTCGGTGTCGGCCAGCACGTCGTCGGTGGGGAAATCGGTCCAGGACGGCAGGATGTCCACCGTGTAGCCGGTGGGCGTGAGGCGCGGCAGCACGGGCACCACCTTGGCGCGGCCCAAGCGGGCAAAGCGCGGCACCGAGGGCAGCGTGGCCGCCGGCACGCCGTAGAAGGGCACAAACACCGAGTCCTGCGGGCCAAAGTCCATGTCTGGCAGCAGGTAGAGCACGCCGCCGCCGCGCATGGCGCTCAGGATGGTCTTCATGCCGGTGGTGCGGGTGAACACCTGCGAATCGCCAAAGCGCAGCCGGCCCTTGCGCACCCATTCGTCCACCGCCGGATCGGATTGCGACGAGTAGATAGAGAACCAGCGCCGCACCACCTGCATCGATATCGTGGTTGCCGCTGCATCCAGGCCGTAGAAATGCGGGCAGAACAGGATGGTTGGCGTGTCGCCCTGCAGCTCGGGCACCGCGCCCTGCAACACCAGGCGGCGCTCCAGCACGTGGCGCGGCGCATGCCAGAGCCAGCCGCGATCCAGCCAGGTCTGGGCAAAGACGACAAAGCTCTGCTGCGCCAGCTTCTTGCGCTCGGCCGCGCCCAGTGCTGGAAAGCACAGCGCCAGATTGGTCAAGGTGATGTGGCGGCGGCTGCCCATCAGCGCATACAGCGCGC
It encodes:
- a CDS encoding protein-methionine-sulfoxide reductase heme-binding subunit MsrQ is translated as MQKLLLHPATKPVVFLLCLLPFAWLCYGVFTDKLGANPAEALIRSAGDWTLRFLCIVLAVTPLRVMSGWTALARYRRMLGLFVYFYVVLHLLCYGVFDMDLDVPEIAKDIAKRPFILVGFAAFVLLTPLAATSFNRAIKWMGAKRWQWLHRLVYLIAGLGLLHFFWMRAGKNNFAEVFVYAAIIGLLLGWRVLRALRRRWVPPPALQKR
- a CDS encoding c-type cytochrome, whose protein sequence is MKLLASVLMAAAMAASTLSASAAEGAPAAQQKAAKPDLAQGEAKYGAVCAACHGADGNSAVPAQPKLSQQHPEYLVKQLQEFKEGKRKNPIMQGFAAQLSDADMRNISYWVAAKPEKPGFAKDKDLVAIGEKIYRGGIADRAVPACAGCHSPNGAGMPAQYPRLAGQHADYTATQLVAFRDGTRTNNSVMHGVSARLNDREIKALADYIAGLR
- a CDS encoding lysophospholipid acyltransferase family protein; the encoded protein is MTGRIGILFMRLMAVLPLSWVRALGWLFGRALYALMGSRRHITLTNLALCFPALGAAERKKLAQQSFVVFAQTWLDRGWLWHAPRHVLERRLVLQGAVPELQGDTPTILFCPHFYGLDAAATTISMQVVRRWFSIYSSQSDPAVDEWVRKGRLRFGDSQVFTRTTGMKTILSAMRGGGVLYLLPDMDFGPQDSVFVPFYGVPAATLPSVPRFARLGRAKVVPVLPRLTPTGYTVDILPSWTDFPTDDVLADTELVNRRLEGYIDSMPAQYYWVHKRFKTRPEGVPSVY
- the ccsB gene encoding c-type cytochrome biogenesis protein CcsB, whose product is MNTATAPRNDAPRTVTLNEGFLARRNWLDWGFAALVVAGGLFAFMRYGAFMDVYEKGILLGTMPAAIWLGWFWRPLRLLMLVVAALALLGIVSYQSDLGRAENVFWLKYFLSSQSAILWMSVLFFMSTIFYWIGMFSRGEGTAMSLLGSRIAWVAVTMALVGTMVRWYESYLIGSDIGHIPVSNLYEVFVLFCWLTTTFYLYYEDQYRTRALGGFVLLVVSAAVGFLLWYTVVREAHEIQPLVPALKSWWMKLHVPANFIGYGTFALSAMVAFAYLIKQQAGETRWYKLTPLWALGVVLCFEPIVFRKTVTEAGGSYWAVYFGISALIVAGILFGRQRIASKLPPLPVLEDVMYKAIAVGFAFFTIATVLGALWAAEAWGGYWSWDPKETWALIVWLNYAAWLHMRLMKGLRGAISAWWALVGLAVTTFAFLGVNMFLSGLHSYGTL
- the msrP gene encoding protein-methionine-sulfoxide reductase catalytic subunit MsrP, which encodes MPIRSRSNGFQHPLSSEITPRGVYEDRRALMKLLAGGAAGSVLAAWASREALAQTPPPGKLAPLPGAPSKVAGAMSMDKLTEYKDASSYNNYYEFGTDKADPAKNAHTLQTRPWNVEIEGLVKKPGKYAIEDLLKLSAQEERIYRLRCVEGWSMVIPWVGYSLSALINKVEPQPGAKFIEFVTLADKKTMPFVGSAVLDWPYTEGLRMDEAMHPLTLLAFGMYGEVLPNQNGAPVRLVVPWKYGFKSAKSIVKIRFLDKEPPTAWNKAAANEYGFYSNVNPNVDHPRWSQATERRIGDGSGLFAKRRKTEMFNGYEAQVGQLYAGMDLKKNF
- a CDS encoding cytochrome c biogenesis protein ResB, with the translated sequence MSVSTHGIRVRFGSHALRAAVELLSSMRFAISLLTVICIASVIGTVLQQQQPYGNYVNQFGPFWAQVFGAASLYRVYSAWWFLLILAFLVVSTSLCIGRSTPKILADLKLYKENIREQSLRAFGLRAESDLGETPEVAAQRIGQLLAGGGWKVRLQERPTSAGIGWMVAAKAGAANKLGYIAAHSAIVLVCIGGLLDGDLVVRAQMLLHGKTAYNGGGMIADVAPQHRLGPNNPTFRGNLLVTEGTQSSSAILNQSDGIVVQDLPFSVELKKFIVDYYSTGMPKLFASEIVIHDKATGESHPARVEVNHPASWRGVEIYQSSFDDGGSRVVLDAVPMHGARQPVKPFEVEGQIGASSELSQGAGGQKLTLEYTALRTINVENFGRPGESGLDVRKVDLRHAIDERLGAANKTTTKKELRNVGPSITYRLRDAAGQAREFHNYMLPVDTGDGVPAYLFGMRSSAADEFRYLRIPVDDQGSMDGFLRLQHALADPAQREQAVRRYVAQAVDPARPELASQLELSASRALALFAGDVPPAAGTAAPDGPRGGLQAISDFMEANVPEAERARAGEVLVRILNGVLFELMQQTRQQAGLAPLPGDEKARGFMTQAVLSLSDVQLYPEPMAFRLKDFTQVQASVFQVARAPGKTVVYLGCGLLILGIFAMLYVRERRLWVWLAPRGLDSHATMALSANRKTMDGEREFAHLRDKLLGPEPGKP
- a CDS encoding alpha/beta fold hydrolase, which codes for MIETYQRALPHGITLGCRASGAPGRPVLLFLHGFPEGAFVWDALLEHFADPAHGGYRCVAPNLRGFGPSSAPTEPEAYRAKHLVQDLVALIALEAGPGQPLAALVAHDWGGAVAWSLANQHPALLEKLAIINSPHPGAFLRELQGNPAQQAASAYMNFLIRPDAEALLAADDFRRLWEFFTGMGAEAAPGTPGAPDGAGWLTPAVKEQYREIWRAGLTGGCNYYRASPLRPPREGDPAAAAITLPESMLRIEVPTLVIWAADDIALPPSLADGLEQWVPRLELHRIPRATHWIVHEQPALVARLLQGFLIKKYS
- the yihA gene encoding ribosome biogenesis GTP-binding protein YihA/YsxC; translated protein: MTAPTSPAPVDGNAPEPVDAKTAMGWMHTARFLTTAAQLHHLPPLTVPEIAFVGRSNAGKSTCINTLTQQKQLAYASKKPGRTQHINLFSLGKQGVQDAVLADLPGYGYAAVPKADKARWQRVMANYLISRESLTGVVLMCDPRHGLTELDEILLDVIRPRVEQGLKFLVLLTKADKLTRVEANKALQIAQLNAGGGEVQLFSALKRQGVDEAAQRLWRWAHPVLPETAEGADAPAVTTETPAPDAAQ